The DNA sequence TTTGTATCGCTACCTTTTCGTGCTCACCGACGAAGCCTACCGGTTGCTGCGCGCCCGCGAAGCCCGCAGCGCCGGGTTGCCAGGATACAAGCGCGGCGGCAGCCTGTTCTGGCGCGCCAAAATTACCGGCGAGATGGCCGGTCAGTTATTTCTGCGCAGCTACGAACGCTCTGACCGCATCTACAACGCCATGCTCGCCCGCGGCTATACCGGGCACATCCGCACACTCAACCCGCACACCATGCAGCACCGCGACTGGCTGACGCTGTTTTCTTCGATCCCCATGCTGCTTCTAATTCAACTCATCGGCTGGTACCGCTAATGCCTGTAAAACACCCAAGCACACAACAATTTATTCTGCCCGATTGCGAGGGCGATATTCTCCAAATCGAGAAGCTTAATTTTGCCTACCCGGATGGACATATTGCCCTGCGAGATGTCCATCTGAATCTATGTTCGGGGGATAAAGTGGCCCTGGTAGGGCCAAACGGGGCTGGCAAATCAACTCTGATGCTGCACCTCAACGGGATTCTACGTGGGGAAGGTGGTCTGACGGTTGGGGGTTTGCCCATCAGCGATGAGCATCTCCCGATGATTCGCGCCCTGGTGGGGGTGGTTTTCCAGAACCCCGACGACCAGCTTTTCTCCCCCACAGTGTTTGACGATGTAGCCTTTGGCCCGCTGCACATGGGCCTGCCCGAAGATGAAATCTACGCCCGCGTAGAAGCAGCCCTGGCCGCGGTTCAAATGGAAGATTTTGGTGAGCGGCTTTCACATCATCTCAGCATGGGGCAGAAAAAACGCATCGCGATTGCCACCGTGCTCTCCATGCAGCCACAAATTCTCGTCCTCGATGAACCCTCCGCGGGCCTAGATCCGCGCTCCCGCCGCGCGCTAATCAACTTGCTGCGCGAGCTGCCGCAGACCATGCTGGTCTCAACGCACGATCTACACATGGTGCAGGAACTCTTCCCGCGCATGGTCATCATGGACGAGGGCCGCGTTGTCGCCGATGGCTCCACGGAAAAGTTACTGGCCGATGCCAATTTGCTCGAAGCGCATGGGTTAGAAATGCCGTAAAAAAACTCCGAGATTTATGAAAATCTCGGAGGTCTGCATTCTTCTTGACGGGGGCTACTGAGGGCAGTAAAATTCGCCCGCAAATGAAAATGTTTTTCAATTAGGAGTAAACATAGCATGAAATATTGGCTGACATTATTGACCGTTATCCTGCTGGCAGGCTGCGCCGCACCCGCCCCGGAGGCAGAATCGGCAGCGGGAACAGCAGGCCTCACCGTAGTTGCCACGACAACCATCGTCGGGGATGTGGTCTCGCAGGTCGGCGGGGAACATATCCATTTGGCGATTTTGCTGCCCGCCGGCGCCGATCCGCACAGTTTTGATCCCACCCCGCAAGATGTCGCCAAAGTCGCCGATGCAGATATTATTTTCGCCAACGGTGCCGGATTGGAAGCCTTCCTTGACAACCTTATCGAGAGCGCCGGAGCCGCCGAGCGGGTAGTGTATCTCGACGAGGGCATTGAATTGCTCGCCCAAGCCGACGAAGACGAAGTTGGGCACGACGGCGGCGATCACGAAGACGAAGTTGGGCACGGCGGCGGCGATCCGCACCTGTGGACAGACCCGAATAATGTGCTGGTGTGGGTGCATACGATCACGCGCAAACTCAATGAGTTTGATCCCGCCAATGCGCTCACCTATTCATCCAACGCCGACGCCTACGCCGCGGAGCTAATGCAACTGGATGCCTGGATTCGCGAACAGGTAGCGCAAATTCCTGCCGAAAACCGCCAGATTATTACCGATCACACCCTGTTGGGCTACTTTGTCGATGAATACGGTTTCGACCAAGTCGGTGCGATTATACCGGGCTACAGCAGTATGGCAGAGCCTTCGGCGCAAGAGTTGGCGCAAATTGAAGATGCGATTGTTGCGCTGGGCGTACCGGCCATTTTTGTGGGCAATTCCGTCAACCCCGCGCTGGCTGAACGCGTCGCCAGCGATACCGGCGTACAACTGGTCTTTTTCTACACCGGTTCGCTGAGCGAAGCGGGGGGTGAAGCCGAAACCTATCTGGACTATATGCGATACAATACGAATGCAATTGTTGAAGCGTTAAAATAATGTTCCAAGTTAAAGGTTGAAAGTTGAAGGTTGAAGGTAGAGAGATCTGTAACCTTCAACCTTCAACCTGACACCCAAAACCCATGTCCTTTCTCGACGAACTGCTCAAAACCAGCCAACATCTTTCCAAGCACCGCCACCCTCATCTGGATGACAAACAGATTTTACAGGCGGATGATTTAAGCGTGCGTTACGAAAGCGGCGCGGCGCTGGACGAAGTCACATTTTCATTAAACGCCGGGCAGAGGCTGGCAATTGTTGGCCCCAACGGTGCCGGAAAAAGCACTTTGCTTCAGGTTATTGCCGGGGTATTGGCCCCCACCAGCGGACAGGTACATATTTTTGGCAACGCGCCAGGCGGGCATATTTGCATTGCCTACGTGCCGCAGCGCAGCCAGGTCGATTGGAGTTTCCCGGTCACGGTGAGCGACGTGATTATGATGGGGCGCGTCGGTCAGTTGGGGCTATTTCGCAATCCCACCAAACACGATTGGCGCCTGGTCAATCAGGCGCTGGAAGTCGTGAGTCTGACACACCTCGCCAAACGCCAGATCAGCCAGCTTTCGGGCGGGCAGCAACAGCGCATGTTTATCGCCCGCGCCCTGGCGCAAGAAGCCGAATTAATGTTGATGGACGAGCCGCTCACCGGGCTGGATGTCAACTCACAAGAGCAAATATTCAATATTCTCGATCAACTCAAAAGGCAAAATGTGACCGTGTTAATTTCGCTGCATGACCTGAAAATGGCAGCGCAGCGTTTCGATGAAGTTTTACTGCTCAACAAGCAGATGCTCGCAATCGGCGACCCGGCGTTGGTACTGGCCCCGAAGAATCTCCTGGCGGCCTATGGAGGCCGCCTGCACCTGGTGCCCACCGAAGATGGCCTGCTGGCCCTCGACGATACCTGCTGCGAAGGGGAACACGACCATGCTTGAGTTCATTCTTGAGCCCCTGCAATACGCTTTCATGGTGCGTGGCCTGATCGCCGCCGTGCTGGTCGGGATGGTCAGCGCGGTGGTAGGGACCTATGTAGTTTTACGCGGCATGGCCTTTTTCGGCGATGCTCTGGCGCACGCCATCCTGCCGGGGATCGCGGTTGGCTACCTCGTTGGGGGCGGCGCGCGCGAGCCGCTTTTCTGGTGGGCGTTGGTAACAGCAATCCTCAGTTCGCTGGGTATTGGGGCGATCAGCCGCAACACACAGATTAAAGAAGACACCGCCATCGGGATCGTTTTTGCCGGGATGTTTGCGCTAGGAGTAGCGCTCATCTCTACGGTGCGCAGCTACACCGTCGATCTGGCGCACTTTCTCTTTGGGGATGTACTGGGGGTGCGAAATACCGATCTATGGCTGATCGCGGCTTTCGGTGGTTTTGTTTTGCTGGCGATTCTGGCGTTCTACAAAGAATTTATGGTACTCTCGTTTGACCCCATTCTGGCGGCTACGCTGCGCCTGCCGGTGCGCCTGCTCGATTTTCTGCTGCTGGTATTGATTGCCATCACCATTGTGGTCTCGCTGCAAACCGTGGGGGTCGCGCTTATGGTTGCCATGCTTGTGACCCCCGCGGCGACCGCTTATTTGCTCACCCGCCGCCTGCCGGTAATGATGGCATTGGCCGCGGCGATTGCGTCCATTTCCGGGGTAATCGGGCTGTATATTTCGTATTATCTGAGTATTGCCTCCGGTTCAGCGATTGTGCTGACCTGCACGGCAATCTTTGGGCTGGTGTGGGGGATACGGGCAGCCGTAATGCGGCGCGCGACGCGACGTTTATAATCTCCTGTTTTTTTCTGATAAATTATTGGCACTTGATTTACGATCAAATATCCGCGATAATGGATGCATAAAACGAAAGGAGGTTTCCCATAGAAAATACTCATCCTTTCCAACCACTGGCACCTTTACCGATAAACCCCGCCCGCAGATAGGGTTGATGCTATCGCAGGAAAGCTCAGTAAGCTAATTTACAGGCTGGTGCTGGTGGACTCTCCGTAAGTGCAGGTGAAAATTGAATACGCAAGACGATCTATAAACAGACCCGTTGGTTCTCAACAACGGGTCTGTTTCATTAAAGCCAGGGCCGCTTGAATCTCGGCCAGCACATCGGGGTCGCTTTCGCTCTCGGCGGCAGATTTTAGCGCAGCGTGCGCCGCTTCACCACCAATCTTCCCCAAAGCCCAGGCCGCATGCCCGCGCACCAACGGTTCAGTATCACGCAGGGCCTGCGCCAGTGCAGGCGCTGCATCCGCGCCCCCAATATTGCCCAATGCAACCGCAATATTGCGCAAATAGCCGCGCCGTTTCGTACGCTTGATCGGTGTGCCCTTGAATTTGCGATTGAATGCCTGCGGAGTGAGAGCGAGTTCTTCCGTCAATAAGCCCCATCTTCCGTCCTCCCCAAGATCAGTGGGGAAATTTTTCTCCCCCTCCCTTCTCCCAGCATTGGGAGAAGGGAGGGGGCTGGGGGGTGGGGTGAGGGCCTTATTCCACGGGCAGACTTGCTGGCAAATATCACAGCCAAAAATCCAGTTCCCCACTTTGGGGCGCAAATCTTGGGGAAACGCGCCTTTATGTTCAATCGTCAGGTATGAAATGCAGCGATTAGCATCGATTGTGCGATCAGGCAAAATACACGCGGTGGGACAGGCATCCAGGCAACGCGTGCACGTTCCGCAGTGATCCTGCAAAAAAGGCGCGTCGGGCGTTAACTCCACACCGAGCAATATTTCGGCCAGCAAAAAATACGACCCTGCTTTGGGATGAATCAAATTGCTGTTCTTGCCGACCCAGCCCAACCCGGCGCGCTGTGCCAATTCTCGCTCTAACACCGGGCCGGTATCGGTATACCAGCGATTGGGAACCGAATACCCCACTTGGGCTTCGATGAATTCCACAATTGCGCGCAAACGCGGCGGCAACACATCGTGATAATCTTGCTCCTGAGCATAGGCGGCAATCTTGCCCTCACCCCTTCGCCCCTCTCCCACTGGGAGAGGGGTTGGGGGTGAAGGCGCTTCGTAGACAAACCCCAACATCAAAATCGATTCGCATTCGGGCAGAATCAACCGCGGGTCGGCGCGGCGCTGGCGGGCGCGCTCGCTTGCCATCCAGTCCATCCCGGCATGATACCCGGCATCCAGCCAACGCGCGTACACATCCAGATGCGCCGGTGGTTCTGGCGTGGTCACACCCACCAGATGGAATCCCTGCCGCTGTGCTTCAGCCTTTATGGCGCGGGTTAACTCCGTTTTTGCGAGCATGGCCGCGATTATACCGCGCCGATTGGATGCTATAATCACCGACATGTCCAACAAAACGCAATTCGCACTAAACAATTTACTGGCACGCGCCCTGGCAGCCCGGTCAGGCCTGATTGATGCCGATCACGCCGCGGGGCTGCGTCTGTTCAGCGGTTTCTATGAGGGCTACCCCAATCTGGTGGCCGATATTTACGCCCGCACGCTGGTGTTATTCGATTATGGCGAATCCGGGGATGCGCTGAAAAACGCGGGGGAATTTCTGCGAGAGAGACTTCCCTGGATTAATTGCGTG is a window from the Chloroflexota bacterium genome containing:
- a CDS encoding ATP-binding cassette domain-containing protein encodes the protein MPVKHPSTQQFILPDCEGDILQIEKLNFAYPDGHIALRDVHLNLCSGDKVALVGPNGAGKSTLMLHLNGILRGEGGLTVGGLPISDEHLPMIRALVGVVFQNPDDQLFSPTVFDDVAFGPLHMGLPEDEIYARVEAALAAVQMEDFGERLSHHLSMGQKKRIAIATVLSMQPQILVLDEPSAGLDPRSRRALINLLRELPQTMLVSTHDLHMVQELFPRMVIMDEGRVVADGSTEKLLADANLLEAHGLEMP
- a CDS encoding zinc ABC transporter substrate-binding protein — protein: MKYWLTLLTVILLAGCAAPAPEAESAAGTAGLTVVATTTIVGDVVSQVGGEHIHLAILLPAGADPHSFDPTPQDVAKVADADIIFANGAGLEAFLDNLIESAGAAERVVYLDEGIELLAQADEDEVGHDGGDHEDEVGHGGGDPHLWTDPNNVLVWVHTITRKLNEFDPANALTYSSNADAYAAELMQLDAWIREQVAQIPAENRQIITDHTLLGYFVDEYGFDQVGAIIPGYSSMAEPSAQELAQIEDAIVALGVPAIFVGNSVNPALAERVASDTGVQLVFFYTGSLSEAGGEAETYLDYMRYNTNAIVEALK
- a CDS encoding metal ABC transporter ATP-binding protein, yielding MSFLDELLKTSQHLSKHRHPHLDDKQILQADDLSVRYESGAALDEVTFSLNAGQRLAIVGPNGAGKSTLLQVIAGVLAPTSGQVHIFGNAPGGHICIAYVPQRSQVDWSFPVTVSDVIMMGRVGQLGLFRNPTKHDWRLVNQALEVVSLTHLAKRQISQLSGGQQQRMFIARALAQEAELMLMDEPLTGLDVNSQEQIFNILDQLKRQNVTVLISLHDLKMAAQRFDEVLLLNKQMLAIGDPALVLAPKNLLAAYGGRLHLVPTEDGLLALDDTCCEGEHDHA
- a CDS encoding metal ABC transporter permease, producing MLEFILEPLQYAFMVRGLIAAVLVGMVSAVVGTYVVLRGMAFFGDALAHAILPGIAVGYLVGGGAREPLFWWALVTAILSSLGIGAISRNTQIKEDTAIGIVFAGMFALGVALISTVRSYTVDLAHFLFGDVLGVRNTDLWLIAAFGGFVLLAILAFYKEFMVLSFDPILAATLRLPVRLLDFLLLVLIAITIVVSLQTVGVALMVAMLVTPAATAYLLTRRLPVMMALAAAIASISGVIGLYISYYLSIASGSAIVLTCTAIFGLVWGIRAAVMRRATRRL
- the queG gene encoding tRNA epoxyqueuosine(34) reductase QueG encodes the protein MLAKTELTRAIKAEAQRQGFHLVGVTTPEPPAHLDVYARWLDAGYHAGMDWMASERARQRRADPRLILPECESILMLGFVYEAPSPPTPLPVGEGRRGEGKIAAYAQEQDYHDVLPPRLRAIVEFIEAQVGYSVPNRWYTDTGPVLERELAQRAGLGWVGKNSNLIHPKAGSYFLLAEILLGVELTPDAPFLQDHCGTCTRCLDACPTACILPDRTIDANRCISYLTIEHKGAFPQDLRPKVGNWIFGCDICQQVCPWNKALTPPPSPLPSPNAGRREGEKNFPTDLGEDGRWGLLTEELALTPQAFNRKFKGTPIKRTKRRGYLRNIAVALGNIGGADAAPALAQALRDTEPLVRGHAAWALGKIGGEAAHAALKSAAESESDPDVLAEIQAALALMKQTRC